The Pyrus communis chromosome 9, drPyrComm1.1, whole genome shotgun sequence genome has a segment encoding these proteins:
- the LOC137746074 gene encoding uncharacterized protein isoform X1, with translation MESSHSQDDREPPPPGVDSFPQYSNSTHHFTTHSQTFTPHPHQQPQPQGAFWAQDSTANSALDIENASQIDVSLHQQEISTQNVIRIQREARGVSLSYKDGLDVFSQRLDPNALKEHLLKMTMQHRAQMASKRGKSSVPGEGNIEIGNGYGVPGGGAYYGAPGPNVTAPRNLGVGNSEMDQKNIESDKELKQKPPVKELPEYLKQKLRDRGILKDDSNNGNIKLEGSSAQQMEHGKLPSGWVEATDPASGALYYYNKTTGKTQWEKPAQTSSVTPLQSPLSLAEDWVEALDETTGHKYYYNTKTQVSQWKHPGSSEQIASQHFDNMVSGNPANVYWDGQSTEVQAGKDESSTLKKCLSCGGWGVGLVQMWGYCNHCTRVLDLPQSQYMMTSLSNYQQTQNPVDTKGDSERKAPTQRSNWKPPMAKGNRKDSKKRPYDEDDELDPMDPSAYSDAPRGGWVVGLKGVQPRAADTTATGPLFQQRPYPSPGAVLRKNAEIASQTKKPSSQFAPISKRGDGSDGLGDAD, from the exons ATGGAGAGTTCCCATTCCCAAGATGACCGTGAGCCACCCCCTCCGGGCGTCGACTCCTTTCCACAATATTCCAATTCAACCCATCACTTTACTACCCACAGCCAGACTTTCACCCCACACCCACACCAACAGCCGCAGCCGCAGGGTGCGTTTTGGGCTCAAGATTCTACTGCAAACTCCGCTTTGGATATCGAAAACGCTAGCCAAATTGATGTGTCATTGCATCAACAA gaaatttctactcaaaatgtCATACGTATTCAGAG AGAAGCAAGAGGCGTGAGTCTGTCTTATAAGGATGGTTTAGACGTCTTCTCCCAACGCCTTGATCCTAATGCTCTAAAG GAGCATCTACTGAAGATGACCATGCAACATCGTGCTCAAATGGCTTCAAAACGTGGCAAGTCTTCCGTTCCTGGAGAAG GTAACATAGAAATTGGTAATGGCTATGGTGTACCCGGAGGAGGTGCTTATTATGGTGCTCCAGGACCTAATGTAACTGCACCTA GAAATCTGGGAGTTGGAAATAGTGAGATGGATCAGAAGAATATTGAATCTGATAAAGAGTTAAAACAGAAGCCTCCGGTTAAAGAATTGCCAGAGTATCTTAAGCAAAAGCTGAGGGATAGAGGTATTCTTAAAGATGATTCAAATAATGGCAATATT AAGTTGGAAGGGAGCTCAGCTCAACAAATGGAACATGGGAAATTACCTTCTGGTTGG GTGGAGGCAACAGATCCTGCAAGTGGTGCTTTGTATTATTATAACAAGACCACGGGCAAGACTCAATGGGAAAAGCCTGCTCAGACATCTTCTGTTACACCACTTCAGTCGCCTTTATCTCTTGCAGAAGATTGGGTGGAGGCTTTGGATGAAACAACAG GTCACAAGTATTACTACAATACAAAGACACAAGTATCGCAATGGAAACACCCTGGGTCATCAGAGCAGATTGCATCCCAACATTTTGATAATATGGTTTCTGGAAACCCTGCTAATGTTTATTGGGATGGCCAATCAACTGAGGTACAAGCAGGAAAGGATGAGTCGTCCACACTAAAGAAATGCCTGAGTTGCGGTGGATGGGGAGTAGGACTTGTTCAGATGTGGGGCTACTGCAATCATTGTACAAG AGTTCTTGATCTTCCACAAAGCCAGTACATGATGACTAGTTTGAGTAATTATCAGCAGACCCAAAATCCTGTAGATACAAAAGGTGATTCAGAGAGAAAGGCTCCCACGCAGAG GTCTAATTGGAAACCTCCAATGGCAAAAGGAAATAGAAAGGATAGTAAGAAACGGCCTTACGATGAGGATGATGAATTGGATCCAATGGACCCCAGTGCATATTCAGATGCTCCTCGTGGTGGCTG GGTAGTAGGCCTCAAAGGAGTGCAGCCACGAGCAGCTGATACCACTGCCACA GGTCCCCTTTTTCAACAGCGGCCTTACCCATCACCAGGTGCTGTCTTGAGAAAAAATGCTGAAATTGCTTCGCAGACCAAGAAGCCAAGCTCGCAATTTGCACCTATATCCAAAAGAGGGGACGGCAGTGATGGACTTGGCGATGCTGACTGA
- the LOC137746074 gene encoding uncharacterized protein isoform X2: MTMQHRAQMASKRGKSSVPGEGNIEIGNGYGVPGGGAYYGAPGPNVTAPRNLGVGNSEMDQKNIESDKELKQKPPVKELPEYLKQKLRDRGILKDDSNNGNIKLEGSSAQQMEHGKLPSGWVEATDPASGALYYYNKTTGKTQWEKPAQTSSVTPLQSPLSLAEDWVEALDETTGHKYYYNTKTQVSQWKHPGSSEQIASQHFDNMVSGNPANVYWDGQSTEVQAGKDESSTLKKCLSCGGWGVGLVQMWGYCNHCTRVLDLPQSQYMMTSLSNYQQTQNPVDTKGDSERKAPTQRSNWKPPMAKGNRKDSKKRPYDEDDELDPMDPSAYSDAPRGGWVVGLKGVQPRAADTTATGPLFQQRPYPSPGAVLRKNAEIASQTKKPSSQFAPISKRGDGSDGLGDAD, from the exons ATGACCATGCAACATCGTGCTCAAATGGCTTCAAAACGTGGCAAGTCTTCCGTTCCTGGAGAAG GTAACATAGAAATTGGTAATGGCTATGGTGTACCCGGAGGAGGTGCTTATTATGGTGCTCCAGGACCTAATGTAACTGCACCTA GAAATCTGGGAGTTGGAAATAGTGAGATGGATCAGAAGAATATTGAATCTGATAAAGAGTTAAAACAGAAGCCTCCGGTTAAAGAATTGCCAGAGTATCTTAAGCAAAAGCTGAGGGATAGAGGTATTCTTAAAGATGATTCAAATAATGGCAATATT AAGTTGGAAGGGAGCTCAGCTCAACAAATGGAACATGGGAAATTACCTTCTGGTTGG GTGGAGGCAACAGATCCTGCAAGTGGTGCTTTGTATTATTATAACAAGACCACGGGCAAGACTCAATGGGAAAAGCCTGCTCAGACATCTTCTGTTACACCACTTCAGTCGCCTTTATCTCTTGCAGAAGATTGGGTGGAGGCTTTGGATGAAACAACAG GTCACAAGTATTACTACAATACAAAGACACAAGTATCGCAATGGAAACACCCTGGGTCATCAGAGCAGATTGCATCCCAACATTTTGATAATATGGTTTCTGGAAACCCTGCTAATGTTTATTGGGATGGCCAATCAACTGAGGTACAAGCAGGAAAGGATGAGTCGTCCACACTAAAGAAATGCCTGAGTTGCGGTGGATGGGGAGTAGGACTTGTTCAGATGTGGGGCTACTGCAATCATTGTACAAG AGTTCTTGATCTTCCACAAAGCCAGTACATGATGACTAGTTTGAGTAATTATCAGCAGACCCAAAATCCTGTAGATACAAAAGGTGATTCAGAGAGAAAGGCTCCCACGCAGAG GTCTAATTGGAAACCTCCAATGGCAAAAGGAAATAGAAAGGATAGTAAGAAACGGCCTTACGATGAGGATGATGAATTGGATCCAATGGACCCCAGTGCATATTCAGATGCTCCTCGTGGTGGCTG GGTAGTAGGCCTCAAAGGAGTGCAGCCACGAGCAGCTGATACCACTGCCACA GGTCCCCTTTTTCAACAGCGGCCTTACCCATCACCAGGTGCTGTCTTGAGAAAAAATGCTGAAATTGCTTCGCAGACCAAGAAGCCAAGCTCGCAATTTGCACCTATATCCAAAAGAGGGGACGGCAGTGATGGACTTGGCGATGCTGACTGA